In the Vibrio sp. FE10 genome, AACTGCTACTGCGATATTTGCTGCAGAACCGCCAACGAATTTGTTAAAGCCTGAAATATCAGCCATGTCCGTATTGAATTCGCGAGCATAGAGATCAACGCCAGCTCGGCCTAATACGATGGCATCCAGCTTGCGATCTTTTGGAAGTGCAATCTTTGTCATAGTCAGTTCCTATCTGCTGTATTCAACCCAAGCAGCGTTTTGGTCCGCAGACTCCACGCACTTCTCACATAAACGAACACCTTCGATGCCCGCATCAATACCAGGGAACCAAATATCAGATAGCGCTTGCTGGTCGTCACGGTCTGCCGCGTCAAACGCAAGCGCGAAACGATGATAAAGGTTCGCCCAAGACTCGAAGTAGCCTTCCGCATGACCACCGCCCACGCGATTCACAGCAACGCCAGGCGCATCTTGGTGCAAGTACCCCATACCACGCTCAAGAATACGCGATGGCTCACCTTGCACTTCTAAGCGCAGTTGGTTTGGTTGCTCATCCCACCACTCAATTGATGCTTTAGAGCCTACGATTCTGATTTTTTGTTGGTGCATAGAGCCAGCATTCACCGCAGAAGCCCAAAGCGTGCCTACTGCGCCGCCTTTGAATTCCATCATTACGTGTGCGTTGTCTTCTAACGGTGTACGTGACTTAATAAAGCTCTGACGCATACACGCTAAACGATCGACTTCAAGGCCAGTCATCACTTCACACAAGTAAAATGCGTGCGTACCGATATCACCCAGTACATACGTTGGACCTGAAACTTCAGGGCTCACGCGCCATTTCAAGCCTGGATCGTTAAGTTCGTACTCTTCGTTATGAAAACCATGAGCAAACTGCATATTG is a window encoding:
- a CDS encoding Gfo/Idh/MocA family protein, whose product is MFNEERRFEQPLRWAMIGGGRGSQIGYSHRNAAQRDGLFKLVAGAFDLDAERCRDFGTNLGLDPDRCYANYKEMFAAEAQREDGIQAVSIATPNSTHYEICKAALEANLHVVCEKPITFTSEEAEELKVIAEQNNRVIGVMYGYSGFPMVQQAREMVQRGDLGDIRVINMQFAHGFHNEEYELNDPGLKWRVSPEVSGPTYVLGDIGTHAFYLCEVMTGLEVDRLACMRQSFIKSRTPLEDNAHVMMEFKGGAVGTLWASAVNAGSMHQQKIRIVGSKASIEWWDEQPNQLRLEVQGEPSRILERGMGYLHQDAPGVAVNRVGGGHAEGYFESWANLYHRFALAFDAADRDDQQALSDIWFPGIDAGIEGVRLCEKCVESADQNAAWVEYSR